The following coding sequences lie in one Sorghum bicolor cultivar BTx623 chromosome 6, Sorghum_bicolor_NCBIv3, whole genome shotgun sequence genomic window:
- the LOC8055945 gene encoding uncharacterized protein LOC8055945 has translation MALSPTSPIPVSTLAERHRAGRPSKQSMPPSCLGACSGGGLALSAPRRRAPSYCSIAPHRASVSCSAAGGKASPRGKDNVWSVDNDRAAKEAVRSPKHRRRRRPSGRRLPPPKRKGKDAESRVLVSGAMLVEVETVLQTQEPVIKPSWDTFASSLSGNWKGVGAVFSPITAEMEPVGVGSKEEYLYDCYTLSHIEKSYDGGHGSEIRRKTNWVPINPFGEAEKQITSYDGWSQSTSSGKGTADLPSYESFDLNRSAVLDEETFSMEPGIVFFEDGSYSRGPVDIAIGEYDESKYFLSPTYQFEQCLVKGCHKRLRVVHTIEFNEGGANIQIVRVAVYEEKWASPANIDVEDDTLVDLKPFSQRSRTKPSELTGSWKVYEVSATPIFSDERQELEGGSPFVYLCMETVKKRTLPESSVLFGEEEMLDMQDVTVLWLPGGVTAYVDISEDGILCIGVGWYSEEGINLVMERDYGTDGRLREVRSKTEVKRRWYQSVPYLETDANATAIIRATIGSQAKLEAPSCQPNEPAKTRGGAAARRGDSPRDRSARGISRTPGLESRGLPPPPTFPRGLRRLDAERWRRETGGRGGRGRGLGGVVVQRASERARSFGMEQNAGSFLAVRRLSGGAIHHNRHHSSPAEVVGVSTAWLGKGLSCVCAQRRETDARLSFDLSPIQEECFHRLQNRIEVQYDGSNLEHQKALEALWRASFPGTELLGLVSDQWKEMGWQGKDPSTDFRGGGFISLENLLYFSRNYPKSFQELLCKKNGDRALWEYPFAVAGVNITFMLIQMLDLQAAKPTSLIGAVFLNLLLENDRAFDILYCITFKLMDQKWLEMHASYMDFNTVIKSTRRQLERELLLEDIQRIEDMPSYRFLSC, from the exons ATGGCACTATCCCCAACCTCGCCGATTCCAGTCTCCACACTCGCCGAGCGACACCGCGCGGGACGACCGAGCAAGCAGAGCATGCCGCCGTCGTGCCTGGGCGCATGCAGCGGTGGCGGACTAGCCCTCTCCGCCCCCCGCCGCCGCGCCCCCTCCTACTGCAGCATCGCGCCCCATAGGGCTTCCGTCtcgtgctctgccgccggcggCAAGGCGTCGCCGCGGGGGAAGGACAACGTCTGGAGCGTCGATAACGACCGCGCCGCCAAGGAGGCGGTCCGGAGCCCGAAGCACCGCCGCAGGAGACGCCCCAGCGGTCGCCGCCTGCCGCCACCAAAGAGGAAGGGGAAGGATGCGGAGTCGAGGGTTCTAGTGTCTGGAGCCATGCTTGTGGAGGTCGAGACTGTGCTCCAAACTCAG GAACCTGTCATAAAGCCTTCTTGGGATACATTTGCAAGTAGTTTAAGTGGTAACTGGAAGGGTGTTGGAGCTGTCTTCTCGCCAATCACAGCAGAGATGGAGCCTGTTGGAGTTGGGAGCAAAGAAGAGTACCTTTATGACTGCTACACTCTTTCTCACATTGAGAAATCTTATGATGGTGGTCATGGCTCTGAGATCCGAAGGAAAACAAATTGGGTCCCAATCAATCCTtttggtgaagctgagaagcagATCACATCATATGACGGTTGGAGTCAAAGCACTTCCAGTGGGAAGGGAACTGCTGATTTACCTTCATATGAGTCTTTTGATCTTAACAGGAGTGCTGTGCTTGATGAAGAAACTTTTTCTATGGAGCCTGGAATTGTATTTTTTGAG GACGGATCATACTCTAGAGGTCCAGTTGATATAGCAATTGGTGAATATGATGAATCTAAATACTTCCTTTCACCAACATATCAGTTTGAGCAA TGTCTTGTTAAAGGTTGCCACAAGAGATTGCGGGTTGTGCATACAATTGAGTTTAACGAAGGAGGAGCTAACATACAAATTGTAAGGGTTGCTGTGTATGAAGAAAAATGGGCCAGCCCAGCAAATATCGATGTTGAAGA TGATACACTTGTTGACCTTAAACCATTCTCTCAAAGAAGCCGGACCAAACCGTCAGAACTGACAGGCTCCTGGAAAGTATACGAAGTCAGTGCAACACCGATTTTCAGTGATGAAAGGCAAGAACTAGAGGGCGGTTCTCCTTTCGTATACTTGTGCATGGAGACAGTGAAGAAGAGAACCCTGCCAGAGAGTTCAGTTCTCTTTGGGGAGGAAGAGATGCTCGACATGCAGGATGTCACCGTGCTTTGGTTACCTGGTGGTGTCACTGCCTATGTTGACATCAGTGAAGACGGCATACTCTGTATCGGAGTTGGGTGGTACTCAGAAGAAGGGATCAACCTGGTGATGGAGAGAGACTATGGAACTGATGGGAGGCTCAGGGAGGTTCGGTCAAAAACTGAAGTAAAGCGCCGGTGGTATCAATCAGTTCCATA CCTAGAGACCGACGCAAACGCAACCGCAATAATTCGCGCCACCATCGGGAGCCAGGCCAAACTAGAAGCGCCAAGTTGCCAGCCAAACGAACCAGCTAAAACAAGGGGGGGCGCCGCGGCGCGTCGTGGGGACAGCCCTCGTGATCGATCCGCCCGTGGGATCTCGCGCACGCCAGGATTGGAGAGCCGCGGCCTCCCTCCGCCCCCAACGTTCCCGCGCGGATTGCGGCGCTTAGACGCGGAGCGGTGGAGGAGAGAGACGGGGGGAAGGGGAGGCCGAGGCCGAGGCctaggaggcgtggtggtgcagcgagcgagcgagcgagcgcgtTCGTTCGGCATGGAACAGAACGCCggctcgttcctcgccgtgCGTCGCCTCTCCGGCGGCGCCATCCACCACAATCGCCACCACTCTTCGCCCG CTGAGGTCGTGGGCGTGTCCACGGCGTGGCTCGGGAAGGGGCTTTCGTGCGTCTGCGCGCAGAGGAGGGAGACCGATGCGCGCCTCTCCTTCGATTTGAGTCCCATTCAG GAAGAGTGCTTTCATAGGTTGCAGAACCGGATAGAGGTGCAGTATGATGGTTCAAATTTAGAGCATCAG AAAGCACTGGAAGCCCTTTGGCGTGCTTCTTTTCCTGGAACTGAACTTTTAGGATTAGTATCAGACCAGTGGAAGGAGATGGGATGGCAAGGGAAAGATCCATCTACAGATTTCAG GGGTGGTGGTTTTATATCTTTGGAGAATTTACTGTATTTCTCTAGGAACTATCCA AAATCCTTCCAGGAGCTCCTTTGTAAGAAGAATGGTGATAGAGCATTGTGGGAGTATCCCTTTGCTGTAGCTGGTGTAAATATTACATTCATGCTAATTCAGATGCTTGATCTTCAAGCAG CTAAGCCAACGTCGTTGATTGGAGCAGTTTTCCTAAATCTACTGTTAG AAAATGATCGAGCGTTTGACATTCTTTACTGCATAACCTTCAAACTGATGGATCAGAAATGGCTTGAAATGCACGCCAGTTACATGGATTTCAAT ACTGTTATTAAATCTACACGGCGCCAGCTCGAGAGGGAGCTGTTGCTAGAAGACATCCAGAGAATCGAGGACATGCCATCATACAGGTTTCTCTCCTGTTAG
- the LOC8055949 gene encoding mavicyanin, producing the protein MAGSLRGMLLMAIVLLVAAAAVVPASAKDYTVGDSSGWKPGVDYTAWAKGKPFAIGDTISFQYSSSHSVLEVSEADHSACSASNPLRSHRDGQSTTVPLTKAGTRYFICGAPGHCASGMKLAITVSGGTSSGSAATTSGPAMRATNTTPASGGAAATDDAAAAGESDSDSSAAGTGTGARLATGLLFAAVGLAALMMMG; encoded by the exons ATGGCCGGCTCTCTGCGCGGCATGCTTCTGATGGCCATCGTCctcctcgtcgccgccgccgccgtcgtgccGGCGTCCGCGAAAGACTACACCGTCGGCGACTCGTCCGGGTGGAAACCCGGAGTGGACTACACTGCCTGGGCCAAGGGCAAGCCGTTCGCCATCGGCGACACGATCT CGTTCCAGTACAGCTCGTCGCACTCGGTGCTGGAGGTGAGCGAGGCGGACCACAGCGCGTGCTCGGCGAGCAACCCGCTGCGGTCGCACCGGGACGGCCAGAGCACCACCGTGCCGCTCACCAAGGCCGGCACCCGCTACTTCATCTGCGGCGCCCCGGGCCACTGCGCCTCGGGGATGAAGCTCGCCATCACCGTCTCCGGCGGCACTAGCAGCGGCAGCGCCGCGACGACGTCGGGTCCCGCCATGCGGGCGACGAACACGACGCCGGCGTCTGGTGGCGCGGCGGCGACGGACGACGCTGCGGCTGCGGGCGAGTCGGACTCGGACTCGAGCGCGGCTGGCACTGGCACAGGGGCTCGCCTCGCGACGGGCCTGCTGTTCGCGGCCGTGGGCCTCGCTGCCCTCATGATGATGGGCTGA
- the LOC110436298 gene encoding vegetative cell wall protein gp1-like yields MAMALLPLLLSLLIVSCAAQSPASSPSASKAPPVVSASAPRAFLAPPTKAVSAPQASVAPPTTAVSAPQASVAAPTTAAAAPQASVAPPTTAVSAPQASVAAPTTAAAAPQASAQPPTTTVAASPTQAASAPQVSAVAPTTAASAPQVSAAAPQASAAPPTFAAAPQTTAASPLLAATLPPASSPPLAATAPVSATPPATLPPVSSPTVAVAAPAPTTPAPVAAPPLAMSPAALPPATFPPATAPTPFLAAPILPPTAPPVAAPAPAPVSPAPAPSVAPTPSPTEAPTPSPTEAPTPSPTLAPELAPTLAPFSSVSVSPSLAPGPALAAEEESAAPSSRTGVAAAALVSSLVAAGLIVVLF; encoded by the coding sequence ATGGCAATGGCTCTGCTCCCGCTACTGCTCTCGCTCCTCATCGTCTCCTGCGCCGCGCAGTCGCCGGCCTCCTCGCCGTCCGCGTCCAAGGCTCCTCCGGTCGTCAGCGCCTCGGCGCCGCGGGCCTTTCTCGCGCCACCGACAAAGGCGGTCTCGGCACCGCAGGCCTCTGTAGCACCACCGACAACGGCGGTCTCGGCGCCGCAGGCCTCGGTCGCGGCACCGACAACGGCGGCCGCGGCACCGCAGGCCTCTGTAGCACCACCGACAACGGCGGTCTCGGCGCCGCAGGCCTCGGTCGCGGCACCGACAACGGCGGCCGCGGCGCCGCAGGCCTCTGCACAGCCGCCAACAACAACAGTTGCCGCGTCACCGACACAAGCAGCCTCCGCGCCTCAGGTCTCCGCCGTGGCGCCGACAACTGCAGCCTCCGCGCCGCAGGTCTCTGCCGCGGCGCCACAGGCCTCCGCCGCACCTCCTACCTTCGCCGCCGCGCCGCAGACCACAGCCGCCTCCCCACTGCTGGCTGCCACGTTGCCTCCTGCTTCCTCCCCGCCACTAGCTGCTACGGCACCTGTCTCTGCCACCCCTCCAGCCACGCTACCTCCCGTCTCATCGCctaccgtcgccgtcgccgcgccAGCCCCGACGACTCCGGCTCCGGTCGCCGCCCCGCCCCTGGCAATGTCACCAGCGGCGCTTCCTCCGGCCACGTTCCCTCCAGCAACGGCTCCGACGCCATTTCTCGCTGCCCCGATCCTGCCTCCCACCGCGCCACCGGTGGCTGCACCCGCGCCGGCCCCCGTgtctccggctccggctccaagCGTCGCCCCGACCCCGTCGCCGACAGAAGCCCCGACGCCGTCGCCCACCGAGGCCCCAACCCCGTCGCCCACGCTGGCGCCGGAGCTGGCGCCTACGCTCGCGCCGTTCAGCTCGGTGTCGGTGAGCCCGTCGCTGGCGCCTGGCCCCGCGCTCGCTGCGGAGGAGGAGTCGGCCGCGCCGAGCTCGCGCAccggcgtcgccgccgccgctctggTGTCGTCCTTGGTGGCCGCCGGGCTCATCGTCGTCTTGTTTTAA
- the LOC8055948 gene encoding blue copper protein: MDNLWIPALHRDHTMAQARVALALLCALLLVAGVAPRAEAVSYNVGNSAGWDPSADLPSWAGGKTFYVGDVLVFQYSSYHTLDEVDEAGYNNCSAADAVLSQNDGNTTVPLAAAGDRYFICGNQLHCLGGMKLHVLVNQPAAGGGAPAGAPPQSPPQTGSGATLGPPTTDDDAGIPYLVLGGSHRATVGPLLVTWLLVLAAALIV; encoded by the exons ATGGATAACCTTTGGATCCCTGCACTGCACAGAGACCATACCATGGCTCAAGCTCGCGTCGCTCTGGCTCTGTTGTGCGCCCTGCTCCTCGTCGCCGGCGTGGCACCGAGAGCCGAGGCGGTCTCCTACAACGTCGGCAACAGCGCCGGGTGGGATCCCAGCGCCGACTTGCCGTCGTGGGCCGGCGGCAAAACCTTCTACGTCGGCGACGTTCTAG TGTTTCAGTACTCCAGCTACCACACGCTGGACGAAGTCGACGAGGCCGGGTACAACAACTGCAGCGCCGCGGACGCGGTCCTGTCCCAGAACGACGGCAACACGACGGTGCCGCTGGCGGCGGCCGGCGACCGGTACTTCATCTGCGGCAACCAGCTGCACTGCCTGGGCGGGATGAAGCTGCACGTGCTGGTCAACCAGCCGGCGGCGGGAGGAGGAGCTCCGGCGGGCGCCCCGCCGCAGTCGCCGCCGCAGACGGGCTCCGGGGCCACCCTTGGGCCTCCTACCACCGACGACGACGCGGGCATCCCCTACCTCGTGCTCGGCGGGTCCCACCGAGCTACGGTAGGCCCCTTGCTGGTGACCTGGCTGCTCGTATTAGCAGCGGCTCTGATTGTATGA